In Mycolicibacterium phocaicum, one DNA window encodes the following:
- a CDS encoding bifunctional proline dehydrogenase/L-glutamate gamma-semialdehyde dehydrogenase: MTQLSREKDDLLDEVVGQVRSWLDEAARLPAPSAGRRLADVLRDPHGLDFTVGFVDRVIRPEDHKVAAANLRALARNAPGFLPLHERLLIKLGALVSVIAPGLVIPVARKVLREMVGHLLVDASDARLGRSIARIRNRGVSLNINLLGEAVLGQAEASRRLKGTEQLLARPDVDYVSIKVSATVPPHSPWAFDDAVDHIAANLLPLFTQAATAPTKKFINLDMEEYRDLELTIAVFTKLLDRPELLGLEAGIVLQAYLPDALSAMMRLQDWARARRARGGAGIKVRLVKGANLPMEHVEASLHDWPVATLPTKRDTDTNYKRVLDYALQPEHAANVRIGVAGHNLFDIAYAWTLAGRRGVRDRVEFEMLLGMAEAQAEAVRRTVGGLLLYVPVVHPKDFDVAIAYLVRRLEEGASQDNFMSAVFELHDDQALFEREKGRFVVSLADLVGETVIPVPNRRQDRRTDDPRAAMSPPGGFANVADTDPALPGNRLWGRAITERVAASTAGVQLVAEHTVSSAGALDGIITDGVTAGATWAALTGAERAAVLRRAAATLQAGRAVLLEVMASECGKTLDQGDPEVSEAIDFANYYAAQAENLDIVDGAVATPAGLTVVTPPWNFPVAIPAGSVLAALAAGSPVIIKPATQARRCGSVMVQALWDAGVPRDVLQLVHLDEGELGTQLVSDPRVARLILTGAFETAELFRSFRPDLPLLAETSGKNSIIVTPHADLDLAVKDLVYSAFGHAGQKCSAASLGILVGSVARSARFRDQLVDAVTSLKVGYPSDPTAQVGPIIEPAHGKLLRALTQLAPGEQWLVEPRRLDDSGRLWSPGVKTGVRRGSEFHLTEYFGPVLGLIAADDLDEAMAIQNQVDYGLTAGLHSLDRDEIERWLDRVEAGNAYVNRSTVGAIVRRQPFGGWKKSAVGAGAKAGGPNYLIGLSDWRSTPATRTAAISPSVRTILDAAKTFAPDPGTLDFLERSFGSDAHAWATEFGVARDVSALMAEKNVFRYLPVPVTVRVENADTAAVLRVVGAGILAGSRVTLSTPVPLDPSVADTLATAGVVCRAEDAPSWRNTLRDNAPGRVRLLGGSREQFARDSAGNVGIALYAGPVVEAGRIELLTFLHEQAIAVTTHRFGSPTPLSENLFR, encoded by the coding sequence ATGACACAGCTGAGCCGTGAAAAGGACGACCTGCTGGACGAGGTGGTGGGCCAGGTCCGGTCCTGGCTCGACGAGGCCGCCCGCCTGCCCGCCCCCTCGGCCGGCCGGCGATTGGCCGACGTCCTTCGCGATCCGCATGGCCTGGATTTCACCGTCGGCTTCGTCGACCGCGTGATCCGGCCCGAAGACCACAAGGTCGCCGCTGCCAACCTGCGCGCCCTCGCGCGCAACGCCCCCGGTTTCCTGCCGCTGCATGAACGGCTGCTGATCAAGCTCGGTGCCCTGGTGTCGGTGATCGCGCCCGGTCTGGTCATCCCGGTTGCCCGGAAGGTGTTGCGCGAGATGGTCGGTCACCTGCTGGTCGACGCGTCCGATGCCCGCCTCGGACGGTCCATCGCACGGATCCGCAATCGTGGCGTCAGCCTCAACATCAACCTGCTCGGTGAGGCGGTGCTCGGCCAGGCCGAGGCGTCCCGCCGGCTGAAGGGCACCGAACAATTGCTGGCCCGTCCCGACGTCGACTACGTGTCGATCAAGGTCTCGGCCACCGTGCCCCCGCACTCGCCGTGGGCGTTCGACGACGCCGTCGACCACATCGCGGCGAACCTGCTGCCGTTGTTCACCCAGGCGGCGACCGCGCCGACGAAGAAGTTCATCAACCTCGACATGGAGGAATACCGCGACCTTGAGCTGACGATCGCGGTGTTCACCAAGCTGCTCGACCGGCCCGAACTGCTCGGCCTCGAAGCCGGGATCGTGCTGCAGGCGTATCTGCCTGATGCACTGAGCGCGATGATGCGCCTGCAGGACTGGGCTCGGGCGCGCCGCGCACGGGGTGGCGCCGGCATCAAGGTGCGGCTGGTCAAAGGCGCCAACCTGCCGATGGAACACGTGGAGGCCTCGCTGCACGACTGGCCCGTGGCGACCCTGCCGACAAAACGGGACACCGACACCAACTACAAGCGGGTGCTGGATTACGCACTGCAGCCCGAGCATGCCGCGAACGTGCGCATCGGCGTCGCCGGGCACAACCTCTTCGACATCGCCTATGCGTGGACGCTCGCCGGCCGTCGCGGCGTCCGGGATCGCGTGGAGTTCGAGATGCTGCTCGGGATGGCCGAGGCGCAGGCCGAAGCCGTCCGGCGCACCGTCGGCGGTCTGTTGCTGTACGTACCGGTGGTGCACCCCAAGGACTTTGACGTGGCGATCGCCTACCTCGTGCGCCGGCTGGAGGAGGGCGCCAGCCAGGACAACTTCATGTCCGCGGTGTTCGAGCTGCACGACGATCAGGCGCTGTTCGAGCGCGAGAAGGGCCGGTTCGTCGTGTCGCTCGCGGATCTCGTGGGGGAGACTGTCATTCCGGTGCCCAACCGTCGCCAGGATCGTCGTACCGACGATCCGCGCGCGGCGATGAGCCCGCCCGGTGGCTTCGCGAATGTCGCCGATACCGATCCGGCACTGCCGGGAAATCGGCTGTGGGGACGGGCTATCACCGAGCGGGTCGCCGCGTCGACGGCCGGCGTCCAGCTGGTTGCCGAGCACACCGTGTCGAGCGCGGGCGCGCTCGACGGGATCATCACCGATGGGGTGACGGCAGGCGCGACGTGGGCTGCGTTGACCGGTGCCGAACGGGCGGCCGTCCTTCGGCGTGCGGCCGCGACGTTGCAGGCGGGGCGGGCGGTACTGCTGGAGGTGATGGCGTCCGAGTGCGGCAAGACGCTCGATCAGGGTGATCCCGAGGTCTCCGAGGCCATCGACTTCGCGAATTACTATGCGGCGCAAGCGGAAAACCTAGATATTGTCGACGGTGCCGTTGCGACACCGGCGGGATTGACCGTCGTCACGCCGCCCTGGAACTTCCCGGTGGCGATCCCCGCCGGATCGGTCCTGGCCGCGCTGGCCGCGGGCAGCCCCGTCATCATCAAACCCGCCACCCAGGCCAGGCGGTGCGGATCCGTCATGGTGCAAGCGCTCTGGGACGCCGGCGTGCCACGCGACGTGCTGCAGTTGGTGCACCTCGATGAGGGCGAGCTCGGGACGCAATTGGTATCCGACCCGCGGGTCGCCCGGCTGATCCTCACGGGCGCGTTCGAGACCGCGGAACTGTTCCGCAGCTTCCGGCCCGACCTGCCGCTGCTGGCCGAGACCAGCGGCAAGAACTCCATCATCGTCACCCCGCATGCCGATCTCGATCTCGCGGTCAAAGACCTGGTGTACTCGGCCTTCGGGCATGCCGGACAGAAGTGTTCGGCGGCGTCGCTCGGCATTCTGGTGGGCTCGGTTGCCCGCTCCGCGCGGTTCCGCGACCAGCTCGTCGACGCCGTCACGTCGCTGAAGGTCGGCTATCCGTCAGACCCGACCGCGCAGGTGGGACCCATCATCGAACCCGCCCACGGCAAGCTGCTGCGGGCCCTCACACAGCTCGCACCGGGTGAGCAGTGGCTGGTGGAGCCGCGCCGACTCGACGACAGCGGGCGGCTCTGGTCACCGGGAGTGAAGACCGGCGTGCGGCGCGGCTCGGAGTTCCATCTCACCGAGTACTTCGGGCCGGTCCTGGGCCTCATCGCAGCCGATGACCTCGACGAGGCGATGGCCATTCAGAATCAGGTCGACTACGGCCTGACGGCGGGCCTGCACAGCCTGGACCGCGATGAGATCGAACGTTGGCTCGACCGGGTCGAGGCCGGCAATGCCTATGTGAACCGTTCGACCGTCGGGGCGATCGTGCGGCGGCAGCCCTTCGGCGGGTGGAAGAAGTCGGCGGTCGGTGCGGGCGCGAAGGCCGGTGGCCCGAATTACCTGATCGGGCTGAGTGATTGGCGTTCCACGCCGGCGACCCGGACGGCCGCCATCTCACCGTCGGTGCGCACGATCCTCGACGCCGCAAAGACTTTCGCGCCGGACCCGGGGACACTGGACTTCCTCGAGCGGTCCTTCGGATCCGACGCACATGCCTGGGCGACGGAGTTCGGCGTCGCGCGCGATGTGTCCGCCCTGATGGCGGAGAAGAACGTCTTCCGCTACCTGCCGGTGCCGGTGACGGTACGTGTCGAGAATGCCGATACGGCGGCCGTGCTGCGGGTCGTCGGGGCGGGAATCCTCGCGGG
- a CDS encoding LysR family transcriptional regulator, translating into MKHQRADLLDTRRLRLLHELSLRGTLSEVAEALHQSPSSISQALSQLEREVGVPLLEKVGRRLRLTPAAEVLVEHTAVILARLEQAASDVAVQSDEASGTVRLAVFQSAASAFMPQMLTELATRHPRLRVTMSQREPEQALYETWLREFDLVIAEEYPGHAARAYPDLHRAPLTTDLLRLAVPPSGDPWDRITSVEDAADLPWTMEPEGTASRHWAEQLCRRAGFEPDVRFETDDLEAQIALIENGNAVAILPDLMRVRRRPAVRVVDVDPRRRVVFTATRTAISKTPAIVACRAALASAVPAQLDVD; encoded by the coding sequence ATGAAGCATCAGCGCGCCGATCTGCTCGACACCCGCAGGCTCCGCCTGTTGCACGAGCTGAGCCTGCGCGGCACGTTGTCCGAGGTCGCCGAGGCGTTGCACCAGAGCCCGTCGTCGATATCGCAGGCGTTGAGCCAGCTCGAGCGCGAGGTCGGCGTGCCGCTGTTGGAGAAGGTCGGGCGCAGGCTGCGGCTCACCCCCGCTGCCGAGGTGCTGGTCGAGCACACCGCGGTCATCCTGGCGCGGCTCGAGCAGGCCGCCTCCGACGTCGCGGTGCAGAGCGACGAGGCATCCGGCACCGTCCGGCTGGCCGTCTTCCAGTCGGCGGCGTCGGCCTTCATGCCACAGATGCTGACGGAGCTGGCGACGCGCCATCCGCGGCTGCGCGTGACGATGTCGCAACGCGAACCGGAGCAGGCACTCTACGAGACCTGGCTGCGCGAGTTCGATCTGGTGATCGCCGAGGAGTATCCAGGCCATGCCGCACGTGCGTATCCCGATCTGCACCGGGCACCGCTGACCACCGACCTGCTGCGGCTGGCCGTACCGCCGAGCGGCGACCCGTGGGACCGCATCACCTCGGTCGAAGACGCCGCCGACCTGCCGTGGACCATGGAACCCGAGGGCACCGCTTCCCGGCACTGGGCCGAACAGCTTTGTCGCCGAGCCGGTTTCGAGCCCGACGTCCGCTTCGAAACCGACGACCTGGAAGCCCAGATCGCGCTGATCGAGAACGGCAACGCCGTCGCCATCCTCCCCGACCTGATGCGGGTCCGGCGCCGTCCGGCGGTCCGCGTCGTCGACGTCGATCCGCGGCGACGTGTGGTGTTCACCGCGACGCGGACCGCAATCAGCAAGACACCGGCCATCGTGGCGTGCCGTGCCGCCCTTGCTTCGGCAGTGCCGGCGCAGCTCGACGTGGACTGA
- a CDS encoding MarR family winged helix-turn-helix transcriptional regulator, which translates to MASIRASKRKMESVDSISAALAQVVRLSLSRAAFKRQATSADTELSQPSYALLRVLIDEGPQAVGQLAATAHMDVGMTTRRVQALVDAGHVTRHADGSDGRVSIVQVTEAGQRAADALQDVRREHLARALADWTADDLRQLDVLLNRFVNDTKETPI; encoded by the coding sequence ATGGCGTCGATTAGGGCATCGAAACGCAAGATGGAATCGGTCGATTCGATCAGTGCCGCCCTCGCGCAGGTGGTGCGGTTGAGCCTGAGCCGCGCGGCCTTCAAACGACAGGCCACCAGTGCCGACACCGAATTGTCCCAGCCGTCCTACGCTCTGCTGCGGGTGCTGATCGACGAAGGGCCGCAGGCTGTCGGGCAATTGGCTGCCACGGCGCACATGGACGTCGGCATGACCACGCGGCGCGTCCAGGCCCTGGTCGACGCCGGGCACGTCACCCGGCATGCCGACGGCAGCGACGGGCGGGTGTCCATCGTGCAGGTCACCGAAGCGGGACAACGTGCGGCCGACGCACTGCAGGACGTCCGTCGCGAACACCTGGCGCGCGCACTCGCGGACTGGACCGCCGACGATCTGCGTCAGCTCGATGTCTTGCTGAACCGCTTCGTCAACGACACGAAGGAAACTCCGATCTAG
- a CDS encoding TIGR03617 family F420-dependent LLM class oxidoreductase has product MQVFAAMSPELPLTQVPAYARRIERLGFDGLHIAETTHDSLAVALLAAEHTERLTIRTAVTLAFVRSPMLTAYAAWDLQTFSGGRFELGLGTQIRQNIEDRFGMPWSEPRARMAEYVSALNGIFEAFRTGGPVQHEGDAYRITRLQPYFNPGPNDLAPPRIWLGAVNARMCELAGGVADGVVTHSTNSDPDYLSEVVRPALRRGAADAGRSGLPILVASAAVATGSTDLLVEQDRERQRRMLAFLLSTPAYAATLKRKGWHGLADDLRALIKQQRWHDLPTVLSDAVLDQLVTAGRYDQLPNLLRAKYDGIADGVVLPPVGADENEDEPVRACVRDLRNGAGDGVD; this is encoded by the coding sequence ATGCAGGTATTCGCCGCGATGTCGCCCGAGCTGCCGCTGACCCAGGTGCCGGCCTACGCGCGCCGGATCGAGCGACTCGGCTTCGACGGCCTGCACATCGCCGAGACGACGCACGACTCGCTGGCCGTGGCACTGCTGGCCGCCGAACATACTGAGCGACTGACCATCCGGACCGCCGTCACTCTGGCTTTCGTGCGCAGCCCGATGCTCACCGCGTATGCGGCGTGGGACCTGCAGACTTTCTCCGGCGGGCGATTCGAACTGGGTCTCGGCACGCAGATCCGGCAGAACATCGAGGACCGCTTCGGTATGCCGTGGAGCGAACCGCGGGCGCGCATGGCCGAATACGTCAGTGCGCTCAACGGCATCTTCGAAGCCTTCAGAACTGGTGGACCCGTGCAGCACGAGGGCGACGCCTACCGCATCACGCGCCTGCAGCCGTATTTCAACCCGGGGCCGAATGACCTGGCGCCACCACGGATCTGGCTGGGCGCGGTCAATGCCCGGATGTGTGAACTGGCCGGCGGGGTGGCGGACGGCGTTGTCACGCATTCCACCAATTCCGACCCGGACTACCTGAGCGAGGTTGTGCGCCCGGCACTTCGGCGCGGCGCGGCGGATGCCGGCCGCTCCGGATTGCCGATTCTCGTGGCGTCGGCCGCCGTTGCCACCGGCAGTACCGACCTGCTGGTCGAGCAGGACCGGGAGCGGCAACGCCGGATGCTGGCGTTCCTGCTCTCGACGCCCGCATACGCGGCGACCCTGAAACGAAAAGGCTGGCACGGCTTGGCCGACGACCTTCGTGCCCTCATCAAACAGCAACGGTGGCACGACCTGCCGACTGTGCTCAGCGACGCCGTGCTCGACCAGTTGGTGACGGCCGGGCGATACGATCAACTGCCGAATCTGCTGCGTGCCAAGTACGACGGCATCGCGGACGGGGTGGTGTTACCGCCGGTCGGTGCGGACGAGAACGAGGATGAACCGGTGCGGGCCTGCGTCCGGGACCTGCGGAACGGAGCGGGCGATGGCGTCGATTAG
- a CDS encoding sulfotransferase family protein, translating to MLRLLRRDARSQRRWVPFARFAVGVPLVAALHALCFALDPILFPALRRTEVRTPTFCIGHARSGTTYLHRLMARDPQFSYALMYELFFPSLLEKKLLRLLFRVDAATGGRLRRRLDDIEEQTFAPTEDIHKTGFFVPEEDDAFLTWSLSSGFWIVAFPYMGELDFYHVDRWPARKRLRLMAFYKECVRRQIALRGGGTHLSKNPTFCGRVETLIEVFPDARIIVPMRNPYETIPSLLKLMQTEWSLRGRDGRLIAGSLRVLADQSVDTYLHPLEVLARHPEVRASVVDYRELVGAPSATMRRVYDDLGLVVGPEADQAFTAAERHPGHETTHRYSLAEFGLDPHDIHRRLAGLFDEYHWDNEEKDAHVS from the coding sequence ATGCTTCGCCTACTGCGGAGGGACGCCCGTTCCCAGCGGCGGTGGGTACCCTTTGCGCGATTCGCCGTCGGCGTGCCATTGGTGGCGGCACTGCACGCACTGTGCTTCGCGCTCGACCCGATCTTGTTTCCGGCGTTGCGCCGCACCGAGGTCCGCACACCGACGTTCTGCATCGGTCACGCGCGTAGCGGGACGACGTACCTGCACCGCTTGATGGCGCGGGACCCGCAGTTCAGCTACGCCCTGATGTACGAGCTGTTCTTTCCGTCGCTACTGGAGAAGAAGCTGCTGCGCTTGCTGTTTCGCGTCGACGCCGCGACCGGCGGACGCTTGCGCCGGCGGCTCGACGACATCGAGGAACAGACTTTCGCCCCTACCGAGGACATCCACAAGACGGGTTTCTTCGTCCCCGAGGAAGACGACGCCTTCCTGACCTGGTCGCTGAGTTCCGGGTTCTGGATCGTCGCGTTCCCCTACATGGGCGAGCTGGACTTCTATCACGTCGACCGGTGGCCGGCCCGGAAGCGGCTTCGCCTGATGGCGTTCTACAAGGAATGCGTCCGGCGTCAGATCGCGCTGCGCGGTGGCGGCACCCACCTGAGCAAGAACCCGACGTTCTGCGGACGGGTGGAAACCCTGATCGAGGTCTTCCCCGACGCGAGAATCATTGTGCCGATGCGTAATCCGTACGAGACGATTCCCAGCCTGCTCAAGCTGATGCAGACCGAGTGGTCGCTCCGCGGGCGCGATGGCCGGCTGATTGCCGGCTCTCTGCGGGTTCTGGCCGACCAGTCGGTCGACACCTATCTGCACCCGCTCGAAGTGCTGGCACGTCACCCCGAGGTGCGGGCGAGCGTCGTCGACTACCGCGAACTCGTCGGCGCACCGTCGGCGACCATGCGCCGCGTCTATGACGACCTCGGACTGGTCGTCGGTCCGGAAGCCGACCAGGCTTTCACGGCCGCCGAACGCCATCCCGGCCACGAGACCACGCATCGGTACAGCCTCGCCGAGTTCGGGCTCGATCCGCACGACATCCACCGGCGCCTTGCCGGCCTGTTTGACGAATACCACTGGGACAACGAAGAAAAGGACGCTCATGTCAGCTGA
- a CDS encoding DUF1214 domain-containing protein, whose protein sequence is MSAELETVRAAWTDMMAALGRARDAVDSPELHAPPVTSLGVAEGYRYLMGFAFSAIERAFTEDPEFPAFRRAIQPIDKATIDNADALYLSAAIDGSRNYRIRGKLAGPNPPQYMIFETHTVYAGDTGSLSELGPGGRIVTGMLDSIDLIIDDDGRFEILLSPERPAGHTGNFIATATDGANAGYVIARMLFHDWEHEVCPDLHIAQIGAEGTHPASLTPSSTADRLRRIGDLVENQMRFWNEFYDVVLEAHGDKNGDGITLMPRNALNAPMPANLATGGGQCTNVYSGGTYDLGPDEALLVELNVPVPPAYLGFHLSNLWGESLDYANHVSSLNGFQTEPDLDGRLRYVITDVDPQVPNWLDTAGHSQGFLTVRWTYSVPPAELPTATVTVISRDEVRKHLPEATGTVSADERREQIRIRQEHVQRRYRQY, encoded by the coding sequence ATGTCAGCTGAACTCGAAACCGTGCGCGCAGCGTGGACCGACATGATGGCCGCACTCGGCCGGGCGCGCGATGCCGTCGACTCCCCTGAACTGCACGCGCCGCCCGTGACATCCCTCGGTGTCGCCGAAGGCTACCGGTATCTCATGGGTTTCGCGTTCAGCGCCATCGAACGCGCCTTCACCGAAGACCCCGAGTTTCCCGCCTTCCGGCGCGCCATCCAGCCCATCGACAAGGCCACCATCGACAACGCCGATGCGCTCTATCTGTCGGCAGCCATCGACGGCAGCCGGAATTACCGCATTCGCGGCAAGCTGGCGGGGCCAAACCCGCCGCAGTACATGATCTTCGAGACGCACACGGTGTACGCCGGCGACACCGGCTCCCTGTCCGAGCTCGGCCCGGGCGGGCGCATCGTCACCGGCATGCTGGACTCAATCGATCTCATCATCGACGACGACGGCAGGTTCGAGATCCTGCTGTCGCCCGAGCGACCGGCCGGCCACACCGGCAATTTCATCGCCACCGCGACCGATGGCGCGAACGCCGGATATGTCATCGCCCGCATGCTCTTTCACGACTGGGAGCACGAAGTCTGCCCAGACCTGCACATCGCGCAGATCGGTGCCGAGGGAACGCATCCAGCCTCGCTGACCCCGTCCTCCACGGCGGACCGCCTGCGACGTATCGGTGATCTCGTCGAGAACCAGATGAGGTTCTGGAATGAGTTCTATGACGTCGTCCTCGAAGCCCACGGCGACAAGAACGGTGATGGCATCACGTTGATGCCACGCAACGCACTCAACGCCCCCATGCCCGCCAACCTCGCGACGGGCGGCGGTCAGTGCACCAACGTGTACTCGGGCGGTACCTACGATCTGGGCCCCGACGAGGCCTTACTGGTCGAGCTCAATGTGCCTGTGCCACCGGCATATCTGGGCTTCCACCTGTCGAACCTCTGGGGTGAATCACTCGACTATGCCAATCACGTCAGCAGCCTCAACGGATTTCAGACCGAGCCCGACCTGGACGGCCGACTGCGCTACGTCATCACCGATGTCGATCCGCAGGTACCGAATTGGCTTGACACCGCCGGACATTCGCAAGGCTTCCTCACGGTGCGGTGGACGTACAGCGTGCCGCCGGCGGAGTTGCCGACCGCGACCGTCACGGTGATCAGCCGCGACGAGGTCCGCAAGCACCTGCCCGAAGCCACCGGCACCGTCAGCGCCGATGAACGCCGCGAGCAGATACGGATCCGGCAGGAACACGTCCAGCGGCGGTACCGCCAGTACTGA
- the dapC gene encoding succinyldiaminopimelate transaminase: MTLSARTKVSAALPVFPWDTLADATATARAHPDGIVDLSVGTPVDDVAPVIREALAAASASPGYPTTAGTPAVRASAVAALQRRYGITGLPEQAVLPVIGTKEVIAWLPTLLGLGAADTVVVPELAYPTYDVGARLAGAQVLRADSLTQIGPQTPALVYLNSPSNPTGKVLGVDHLRKVVGWARERGVVIASDECYLGLAWDAQPLSVLHPDVCDGDHTGLLAVHSLSKTSSLAGYRAGFVAGDPALVAELLAVRKHAGMIVPTPVQSAMVAALDDDEHERVQRDRYAKRRDALLAAVRGAGFTVDHSEAGLYLWATRGESGRATVAWLAERGILVAPGEFYGPAGEQFVRIALTATDERIAAAVSRLA, from the coding sequence GTGACCCTGTCCGCTCGAACCAAGGTCTCGGCTGCCCTGCCGGTGTTCCCCTGGGACACCCTGGCTGACGCAACCGCGACCGCGCGTGCCCATCCGGACGGCATCGTCGATCTGTCCGTCGGCACGCCTGTTGACGACGTCGCGCCGGTGATCCGGGAGGCGCTGGCCGCTGCCAGTGCCTCACCGGGTTACCCGACGACGGCCGGTACGCCGGCCGTGCGCGCGTCGGCGGTGGCTGCGCTGCAGCGCCGCTACGGCATCACCGGCCTGCCGGAGCAGGCGGTACTGCCGGTCATCGGCACCAAAGAGGTCATCGCCTGGCTGCCGACGCTGCTCGGGTTGGGGGCCGCCGACACCGTGGTGGTGCCCGAGCTGGCCTACCCGACGTACGACGTCGGTGCGCGGCTTGCCGGTGCCCAGGTGCTGCGCGCCGATTCGCTGACCCAGATCGGGCCGCAGACGCCCGCGCTGGTGTACCTGAACTCGCCCAGCAACCCGACCGGCAAGGTGCTCGGTGTCGACCATCTGCGCAAGGTTGTCGGCTGGGCGCGTGAGCGCGGTGTCGTCATCGCGTCCGATGAGTGCTACCTCGGCCTGGCCTGGGACGCCCAGCCGCTGTCGGTGCTGCATCCCGACGTCTGCGACGGCGACCACACCGGTCTGCTGGCTGTGCACTCGCTGTCCAAGACCTCGTCGCTGGCCGGCTATCGGGCCGGTTTCGTCGCCGGTGACCCGGCTCTGGTCGCGGAACTGCTCGCGGTGCGCAAGCACGCCGGCATGATCGTCCCGACGCCCGTGCAGTCCGCCATGGTCGCCGCTCTCGACGACGACGAACACGAACGCGTCCAGCGCGACCGCTACGCCAAGCGCCGCGACGCGCTGCTGGCCGCGGTCCGCGGCGCCGGTTTCACCGTCGACCACTCCGAGGCGGGTCTGTACCTGTGGGCGACCCGCGGCGAGTCCGGGCGCGCGACGGTCGCGTGGCTGGCCGAGCGCGGCATCCTGGTCGCCCCGGGAGAGTTCTACGGCCCGGCCGGCGAGCAGTTCGTGCGCATCGCACTGACCGCGACCGACGAGCGCATCGCCGCCGCGGTTTCTCGGTTGGCCTAG
- the fdxA gene encoding ferredoxin, whose amino-acid sequence MTYVIAEPCVDVKDKACIEECPVDCIYEGARMLYIHPDECVDCGACEPVCPVEAIYYEDDVPDQWSGYTQNNADFFAELGSPGGASKVGQTDNDPQAVKDLAPQGE is encoded by the coding sequence GTGACGTACGTCATTGCCGAACCCTGCGTCGACGTCAAAGACAAGGCATGTATCGAAGAATGCCCGGTCGATTGCATCTACGAGGGTGCACGCATGTTGTACATCCACCCCGATGAGTGCGTGGACTGTGGCGCTTGTGAGCCCGTCTGCCCCGTCGAGGCCATCTACTACGAGGACGATGTCCCCGATCAGTGGAGCGGATACACCCAGAACAACGCTGACTTCTTCGCCGAGCTCGGCTCGCCGGGTGGTGCGTCGAAGGTCGGCCAGACCGACAACGACCCGCAGGCGGTCAAGGATCTCGCGCCGCAGGGCGAGTGA
- a CDS encoding PadR family transcriptional regulator: MALPHAILVALCEQAGSGYELANRFDRSIGYFWAATHQQIYKTLRTMGTDGWVSVEVVAQHGRPDKKVYTVTDAGRAELERWIAEPLTGRGSSVTDARTRELAVKLRGATYGSADSTAALCEQIRALRAERAALLDTYRGYEKRQFPDPSWLTGSALHQYLVLRGGIRAEEGSVDWLDEVLLALRGNR, translated from the coding sequence GTGGCTCTCCCCCACGCCATCCTTGTGGCGCTGTGCGAACAAGCCGGTTCCGGTTACGAACTGGCCAACCGGTTCGACCGATCGATCGGCTACTTCTGGGCCGCCACCCATCAGCAGATTTACAAGACGCTGCGCACCATGGGCACCGACGGCTGGGTCAGCGTCGAGGTCGTCGCGCAGCACGGGCGTCCGGACAAGAAGGTCTACACGGTGACGGACGCCGGCCGGGCCGAACTCGAACGCTGGATCGCCGAACCCCTCACCGGCCGCGGCAGTTCCGTGACCGACGCTCGTACGCGCGAACTCGCGGTGAAACTGCGCGGTGCGACGTACGGGTCCGCGGACAGCACCGCAGCCCTGTGCGAGCAGATTCGCGCGCTGCGCGCCGAACGCGCCGCGCTGCTCGACACCTACCGCGGCTATGAGAAACGTCAGTTCCCCGACCCGTCCTGGCTCACCGGCAGCGCGCTGCATCAGTACCTGGTGCTGCGCGGCGGTATCCGCGCCGAGGAGGGATCGGTGGACTGGTTGGACGAAGTTCTGCTGGCATTGAGAGGAAACCGATGA